CAACAGCCGCCGTTCCGTGGGGCGCATGCGACGGACAGTCAGAGGACGCATGGGGACCTCCGCTGCTGCGACGTAGGCTGCGTTGGTTTGTTGCCCTCATCATATCACAGTCCCTCAATCAAGTTGGAGCGGCACTAGACTATCAACTTGGCATGACCGGGACGGTACCCGGTCCTGATCCGGACCAGATCCTCTCCGCATACGACGTTAACGGTGCTTATGGTGCGCCAACCGGATGGCGCGATGACGAATACCATCAGTTGCTCGCGCGCGGGCGAGCGGTCGTCGCTCAGCAAGGACGGAAGATGATCTACGACCGCTGTCAACAGATCTTGCAGGAGGCATGCCCGGCGTTCACCTTGAATGAGCGCCCGATCCTCTGTGGCGGCTCGCCGTCCGTGCAGGGGTTTCAGGTAGACACCCGACAGTATACTTACTTTTCGAGCACCTGGATCCGACATTAGCCCTCGAGTCGCGCGCTATCCCTGCGCGCGGGCACGCGATTGCCAGGTCGGATCCTGTGTACAAAGGGGATGGCGAGCTTGACGCGGCGAGGTCGCGGGCGCGATCGCAGCGGATGCGCTGCATGTCAGACGCCGCACGTCCCATGCTGCGTGTCCATGGACATAATCCGCACCGCGGTCTCGAGCGCTTCGTGGCCCGACGATGGGAGGTGAGCCTCGAAACAGCGGACGACGCCGCTGGCGTCAGGGGACGGCGGGTAGGGGCGCGAGGACCCCGTGATGGGTGCGTACATCGCGCAGCGCGTGCTGCAGCTCGTGGGGGTCCTGCTGGTTGTTGCGACCCTGGTGTTCGTGGTGTTCCGCCTCGTGCCGGGCGATCTCGCGGAAATGCGCCTCGGCGAGTACATCGACCCGGCGACGCTCACGGCTGTGCGCCACACGCTCGGCCTCGACCGGCCGCTGGCCGTCCAGTACGCGAGCTGGCTCGCGGACGCGGTCCGCGGCAATCTCGGCCTGTCCGCGCTGAATGGGCAGCCGGTGGCGGCGCTCGTGCTGGAGAAGTTCCCCGCCACGCTGGAGCTTGCCGTGCTAGGCATGATCCTGAGCCTAGTCGTCTCCGTGCCGGCCGCGGTGATCACGGCGTTCAGGCGCAACAGTTGGCTGGACCAGGCGGCGCGCGGGGCGGCGATTGTCGGTTACTGCGTGCCGCGCTACTGGCTCGCCGTGTTGTTGATCCTCGTTCTGGCGGTGCGTGTCCGCTGGCTGCCCCCGGCCGGCTTCGTGCCCCTCTCCGAGGACCCGCTCGGCAACCTGCGGTACGCCGCCCTCCCGGCCCTGTCACTCGCGGTCACGCTTGCCGCGGTGCAGATGCGGTTTCTGCGCTCGAGTCTTCTGGATGTGGTCGGCCAGGACTACATCCGCACCGCGCACGCGAAGGGGCTCGCGGACCGGGCCATCGTGCTGCGGCATGCGCTCCGGAACGCGCTCATCACGTTCGTGACCGTGATCGGGCTGCAGTTCGCTGACCTGCTCGGCGGCCTCGTCGTGGTGGAGCAGATCTTCTCGTGGCCGGGTGTCGGCTGGCTCACGATCCAGTCGATCACGCAGCGCGATTACGCCGTCGTGCAAGGCACCGTGCTACTGATCGCCACGGCGTTTGTGCTGGTCAACCTGATCGTCGACGTCTTGTACGCGTACCTCGACCCACGGATCCGGACGGGGCAGGGGAGCGCCACGTGATCGCTCGACTGCGTTGGCGGGGTCGCGGCGCGGGGCGGTCTCTGACGGCGCGGCGCGCGCGTACGCTCGTCAGGGACCGGACGGCGCTTGTCGGCGCGGCGATCTTCGTGCCGATCGTGGCGGCGGCGCTCTTTGCGCCGCTACTCGCGCCGACCAGCCCCACCGCCGTGCAGATGAGCGCCCGCTTTCAGGGGCCGTCGTGGACCCACCCACTTGGGACCGACGAGCTGGGGCGCGACTTGCTGAGCCGCCTCATCTACGGGGCGCGCGTGTCGCTCACTGTCGGCGCGCTTGCGGTCACGATCGCCGCGCGCGCCGGCATTCTGTGCGGGCTCGTCGCCGCCTACTACGGCGGACGCCTAGACGCTGCGGCGATGCGTGCGATGGACGGGCTACTGGCGTTCCCCTCGATCATTCTAGCGCTGGCCATCATCGCGGCCCTCGGACCCGGATTCGTGGACGTCATGATCGCCATCGGCGTCGTCTACATTCCGGTGTTTGCGCGGATCACCCGCGCGTCCGTCCTCGCGCTGCGCTCGACTGGGTTCGTCGAGGCGGCGCGCGCTGCAGGGGCTTCCGACGCGCACGTGATGTGGCGGACGCTGCTGCCGAACTGCCTCTCGCCGCTGCTAGTGCAGATCACGGTCGGCTTCGCGAACGCGATCCTGACGGAGGCGGCCCTGTCGTTCCTTGGCCTCGGGGTCCAACCGCCGACCCCCTCGTGGGGCGCGATGCTGGACATGGGGCGGCGGTTCTTGACGCAGACAGCCTGGTACTCGTCATCCGCCGGTGCGGCGATTTTTCTGACCGTGCTGAGCCTGAACCTGCTGGGTGACGGCCTGCGGGACACGCTGGACCCGCGGCTGCACGCCACTCGGGTGGCACCGGGACGAGGGCAATAACAAGCACTGCAGAACATGATCCACACCTTAAGATGCAGATGCCCTGTGTCTCCCGAAGCACCAGCGTGCATGCCGGTCAGGGGGGCGAGAGTGCTCTCCATACGTCTTGTTACTCGCGAGGATGATGTTGCCGCGCTCGTAGCGGGCACTAGCGAGCTGAAAGAAAATGGTCGTGCCCAAATCGTCCAGGGGACAAGCGGCGGAATGACTGGATCACCCATCTCAGCCAATGGGGAAAACGGCAACGTCAAGGCGCATGATGAACGCCACGACCGTCTCGGCCAGCCATCGACCGGATTCACGACCTTGCGATCCGGCGCTTCCTCGAGCGTCCGAAACATGCTGCGTGCGCGTCGAAGGGACTGATGAAGCGTCAGCTTGGGCATCACGACGCGGCCGAAGACGGCTGTTGATCGAGTGCGCACTCGTAATGCGCTGGCCGCCAGGTTCAAATCCGGTCGCAAGGGCGCGCGTCTGCTAATCCGCTGCTGTGCGCGGGATCAGCAAGTGCAGGTTGAGTGCAGTCGCGCCGGATGGGTCCACGAACCGGTGGCGCCGTCGGAACCGACCTCCCCGCAAACCCATGTGTATCAAGCGGTCCCGAGCAGGTCGTCGTCATCGATGGGAGTGGGTTGGTGTGAACAGCGGGGAGGTTCAAGACCTGCACCGCCCACCATATTTTTCAAGCGTTTCCGCGCGATCACTACTCGCCCGATCGGCGACTTGCAAACGGTTTGCAAACGGATTCCCGAGAATGGCCCCAGAGCCAGCTCGTTTGAGCGTAGGGTGGGGGTCCTGACTATAATAAGTACCATGCTACGCCCCCGCCGCGTCTCGGGTGCCGCCTAGGATCGCATCCACCTTCCGGGCGGCCTCTTCCTGCATCCCCGGTAACACGTGACTGTACACGTCCATCGTGACGCCCACTCTCGAATGGCCCAGACGCTCACTCACCACCTTGGGATGGACGCGGGCGCGAAGCAGGTGGCTGGCGTGGGTGTGGCGGAGATCGTGGAACCGGATGCGCGGCACGCCGGTCCGCTTCTGGAGCGGTTCAAAGTCCCTCTGCACCACGTGCCAGCGTCGAGCGGTTTCCCGTTCGTCTGCGCGAATACGAGCCCATGATCGTCGTACTCAGGTCCCCACCGCAATCGCGCCTCGTTCTGACGCGCCTTGTGGTCCGTCGGACGTTCGCGAGACGGGATAATTGTGACGTCTCCCATGGGAGACGTCGATGCGCGCAGAAGACGGAGGTACGTATCTGGTCCTGGCTTTCTGATTCTCCTTCGTCAACCGCAGGGACCTCTACAGTTCCGTCGAAGCTGGCGTCAACATGAGCGATTCGACTACATTGCCGCCGGGCCGCCGGCAAACAGCGTCACAGGATCATAAGGGGAAGACAGCCGGGGAGCGCGTCCGGGGACCGGCAAGGATTCGTTGGATCCGTCACCCCAAGACCGTGGTCGAGCGTCACCAGTACCGCCAGGGGATCGAGGATCTCCTCGCCGCTGGATGGGCACCACGAACGTTGAACACCATCCTTGGGCGTCTGCACAGTGACTATGTGCCTGTGCCCGACCGGACACTGCGGTGGCATCGAGAGTACCGGCTGCCCAAGACGCGGTTCCGGCCTGCGGAGGCCTACGAGCGGATGCTCCGGGACGATCAGGTGCTGCTCGACACGGTGCGGGAGAAAGCGGCCTTGGTCGTGCTCCAGAAAGCCCGGCTGAGCCGCACGCTGGTCCTGGAGGAACGCCTGCCGGGCATCGTCCTGCCCCAGGTTGGCCATGAGATGGACCGCCTAGTAAAGCTAGTGGAGTCGTATGAGCGGTCGCTGGAGGTGGTCGGGCTCCTGCCAAATGAGTCACGCGGGCCCACGGTGACGGTCAGCCAGACGGTGAATGTGCATGAGGTCGTGGAAGCGCAGCTGGCGGGCATGCCGGCTGAGTTGCGCGAGCAGTTGGGACGGTGGTTGGAGCGGGCGCGGCTTGCGCGCGTCGAGGCCCGGCTCAAGCCGATCGAGGCGCGAGTCCGGAACGTTCCAGCGCCGATCGACGAGGATGGCGACCCGGATAGGGGCACGAGGCTTCTTGAGGCCCAAGAGGAAGAATCCGACAACATAGGAAATGATCGGCGGTCGGGGGCGGAGAGCGGGAACTAAAGGCAAGGGTAGCACCTCCACGGACTTTCTCCGGTCCACGATGCGCCGCCGGTCCGGAGCATCAGGATTCTTGTAGAGAAACGACGTAATCTCATTCGTGGCGCGCATGGCCAATCGGTCTGCCCGGGAGGTCGACGTTGGAGACGAGAGAACGGTTGAGTCACCGCTACGGCACGCTGCCTGAGCCGGCGTTCGAGTCGGGGCGGACCGTCCTCTTGATTATCGACATGCAGAAGCACGGTATCGATCCGGCCTACGGCGTTCGAGAGCGACTCGTCGCGAAGGGCCTGCCGGGCGTCGCCGACTACCACACGAGCCGGCTCGAGCTGATCGTCGGGAATGCGAAGCGGCTGCTCTCCGCGGTCCGAGAGCGCGGGATCGAGCCAGTTTACGTCGTCGTCGAGTCCCTGACGCGGGACGGACGCGACCGAAGCGCCGAGCACAAGCGGCTCGGCATCCATCATGCGCCCGGGTCTCCGGAGGCGGCGATCGTGAACCATCTGGCGCCGCGCGAGGATGAAATTGTCGTCAAGAAGACGTGCAGCAGCGCCTTCAATGGGACGTCGCTGCACTACGTGCTGACCAATCTCGGCATCAAGACCGTGATCGTGTGCGGCGTGATCACGAGCGGCTGCGTGGAAAGCACCGTGCGCGACGCGAGCGACCTCGGCTACGGCGTCGCGCTGGTGGAAGATGCCTGCGCGACGTGGACCCCCGAGATGCAGGACGCGGCCGTGTACGCGATGCGCGAAATCTACGCCAAGGTATACTCGACCGACGAGGTGCTGGCCCGCCTTGGCGTCCAGGAACGCGCTGCGCTTTCCGAACGCGGCCGCGCGGCGTCCCGCTGACCCGCATGGACTGCGACCTGGTCATTCGGGACGGCATTGTCGTCACGACGGCCTCGCTCGGGCCCGCCGACATCGGCATAAAGAACGGCATTATCGTGCAGATCGGCGGCGAGATGCGGGGCCGGCGCGAAATCGATGCCGCGGGCCGCTACGTCTTTCCCGGCGGCGTGGACATCCACGTCCACCTGAGCCAGGCATCGCGGCCGGAACCGGACCGCGAGGCGTGGGTGGACGACTTCTGGACGGGGTCCCGGGCCGCGATCGCCGGCGGCATCACGACGGTCGGCAACATGACGTTTCAGTGGGCCCGGGAGCGTGTCGGAGACGCCCTGGGGCGCGATCTTGCGGCGGCGCGCCGGGACGCGGCCGTTGACTTTGTGCTGCATCCGGTGCTGACCGAGCCCACGCCGGCGGCGATCGAGGAAGTCGGGGGACTTGCGGCGCAGGGCCACGCGAGCCTCAAGATCTTCATGAGCCGCGACAACTTCGATGCGCAGATCGACGGCTACATGCAGGCGATGCGCGCGGCCGCGGATACGGGCCTCATCACGCTGGTGCACTGCGAGGACGGCGCGCTGCAGCGGTTTCTCAAGGAGCGGCTGATCGAGGAAGGCCGCGGCGGCCTCCGGTACTATCCCGACAGCCGGCCGGACTACACCGAGGCGGCGGCCACCGAGCGGGCCATCGGTCTCGCGCGGGCGACCGGCGCGGCGATCTACGTTGTGCATCTTTCGTCGGCGTCGGCCTTGGCCAGGTGCCGCGAGGCGCGCGCCCAAGGCCTGTCCGTGTACGTCGAGACGCGGCCGCTGTACCTGTATCTGACGCGTGAACGCTTCGAGGAGCCGGACGGCCCGAAATACACCGGCGCGCCGCCTCTTCGCGCGTCCGCCGACCTGGAGGCGATGTGGGCGGGGCTCCGCAGCGGCGATATCCAGGCCGTGTGCACCGACCACGCGCCGTGGACGTTGCGCCAAAAGACGGACCCGTCCCTCACCGTGGCGACGGTGCGAAACGGCGTCGCGGACCTCGAGACGTTGATGCCGATGCTCTTCTCCGAGGGAGTTCGCAGCGGCCGCATCTCGTTGTCGCGGTTCGTAGAGCTCACCAGCACCAACGTCGCCAAGATCTTCGGGCTCTATCCGCGCAAAGGCGTGATCGCCGTGGGAGCGGACGCCGACCTCGTCGTGTGGGACGCGGAACTCTCGCGGACGATCGACGGCGCGTCGATGCAGTCTCGCGCCGGCTACTCGGTCTACGACGGCCGAGAGGTGCGGGGTTGGCCCGCGTTCACCATTAGCCGCGGCGACGTCGTTCTAGAGGGTACCCAGATCACCGCGGAGCGGGGCCGCGGGCGATGGATCGAGGTCCGGGCCCGCGGGCGCAGCGCGGCGCCGCTACTGTAGCGCGACGCGCCGTTCAGCGCGACGCTGGGCTCGCTCCGACAGCCCGATCCTCAGGTACGCAGCGGAGAGGTCAGCGCACCGGCGTTAGGGACTGTCTCCATCCGGCGCACAGCCTCACGCACCGCGGCGGCAGCATCCGCTCCGATCACGGGCTCGGACAACTTCATGAACTTCTTTTCGATGGCCTGTCCGCCGTCGTCGATAGGCAGACCGTTGGATCGCGCGCACTCGGTCGCGACTTGCCGGTCGTCCAGCGTGACGACGACGCGCGCGGGCCGCAGCGCGGGAAGGCGCGCGGTCAGCGCCGGATCCTCGGAGACATCGATGCGCCGCGACAGCGCGCGGATGCGCTCATTGCGGAGGCTCGCGGCATCGAAGGCCGCGGGCCCCGTCTCGCCGAGCACCATGGCCGCCGCGAGAGCGTGCGGGATCGAAAACTTCGCCGCGAGCGGCGTCGGCGGTTCGCGGTTCGCGAGCAGCGCGGCCGACCGGTAGGTCTCGACCGTCACGCGTCGGACCCGCTCCGACTCGAATGGCTCTCGCCGGCGCAGCTCGAGCAGCGCGTCGAGCGCCGAATGGACGCCGAGACAGCAGGCATGGGGCTTGAAATAGAGATCGCTCTCGATCGCCCAGACATCGCCGAGGCCTTCCGAGAGCGAGGCCGCGTCGAACCGCGTCCCGAGGATCTGACCGAGGACTGCGTCGAGCGCCGCCGGATTATGCGTCAGCCCGCAGCGGATGCTCTCGGCCGCAACGAAGGCACTTTGCGCGACTACGCCGGCGAACAGGTTTCTCACCGTGCCGCCCAGGCGCGCGGCATTCCAGTCGGCCGGAATGAGCAGGGCCGCGCCTTGCTGCACAGCCGCGGCGAACGTCGGCGGGTGAAACTCCCACAACCGCGCGAGGCCGGCCGCCGCGGCGACGGCGACCGCCGTGCCGTGCGGATGAACAGCAGGGGACAACTCCGTCGCCCTCGCGACGCGCGCGCCCGTCTCGTAGCCGGCGATGAAGGCCGTCAGGAGCTCGGCCCCGGACCGGCCCTCGTCTTCCGCGGCTGCCAGCACCGCGGGCCACACGTGCGCGCCCGGGTGTCCCCTGGCAAAGAGGTTCGTCTCGTCGAGCTCCAGAGCGACGATCGCCGCGGCGTTGAACAGCGCCGCGCCGGCAGGATCCGCCTGAACCGGCGTTCCCGCGAGCGTGGCGCGTCCAGGGCGCCGGCCGAGCGCTGCGGCCAAGTCGGGCATACCGTCGTCGCGGCTGCCCGCGAGGTTGCAGCCGACCAGGTCCAGCACGACGAGCGAGGCCCGCCGCGTGACCGCGGCCGGGATGTCGCGCAGACGGAGACCCGCCGCCCATGCGGACAGCGCAGCGAGATGCCGCGCGGTGTCGAGAAGCGCCATGGCCTAAGACTTCCGGCCGCCGTGCGGCAACTCCTCGAACGCCGCCTGTCCCGATGGCGTGGAGCGATCCTCCGGCACGCGACGTATGTCGGATAACGAAGGACTCGGTGTGCGCTCATCGAAGGCTATCGCATCGCGTGAGCCGATCATCCCCGATGAGCGAGGCGGTGTGGAAATGCAGATTCCGAACCGACTAATGGCCCCAACGCCCGAACAGCGCCAGAAGGCGCTCGACGTCCTCGAGACCGGCAAGACTTACGGTGGCGAGGAAACCGAGCGATTCGAGACCGAGCTCGCGGCCTGGTGCGCCCGCCGGTACGGCGTCACCGCGAACTCCGGCACGTCGATTTGCCTCTTGGCGCTCGACGCGAAGCGCATCGGACCCGGCGACGAAGTCATCCTGCCCGCGAACGGCTACGTCGGCGTCCTCGCCGCGGTCGTGAAGCGCGGCGCGATCCCGGTGTTCGTCGAAGTCGACGCCGAGACGTCCAATATCCGGCCGGACGCGGTCGCAGCCGCGGTCACGCCTCGGACGAAAGCGCTCGTCGCCATTCACGACTACGGGTTCCCCTGCGACATGGACCCGATCATGGAGACGGCGCGCCGGCACGAGCTGTTCGTCATCGAGGATGCCGCGCACGCACTCGGAGCACAGTACAAGGGGCGGCAGGCGGGCGGCATCGGCGATATGGGATTCTTTAGCTTCTCCGGCAAAATGATCACGGCGTTTGGGCCCGGCGGCGGCGCGGTGACGGACGACGCGGACCTGGCCGAGGACCTGTCGAGCCTTCGCGACCAGGGACGGGTGCGGGATCACCACATCAGCTTCATCCGCCGCACCGATTCCCGGTGGTACGATCAGCGCTGGGTTGGCTACAACATGCACATGACCGAACTGTGCGCGGCGCTCGCGCGCATCGACCTGCGGCGCCTGCCGCAGTACGTCGCGCACCGCCGCCGGGCGGCCGAGTACTACACGGCTCGCTTTCGCGACGCCGGCCTCCCGCTGCAGCTGCCGCCGGCCCGGCCGTGGGCTTCGCCGTGCTACCTGCATTACACGGTGTGGAGTCCGGAGCGCGACGCGCTGCGCGAGACGCTTGCCGCGCGCGGCATCGAGGCGATCTCGCTCTATCCGACGCCGCTTCACCTGCTGAAGCCCGTGATGGAGCAGTACAAGACGCGGGAAGGACAGTTCCCCGTCGCGGAGCGGCTGTGCCGCGAGACGCTGTCGCTGCCCGCGGGCCCGCACGTGAGCGACGATAAGCTGGCCTATGTTGGCGACGCGGTCAACGGACACTTCGCCGGCCGCAAGAGCGCGACGACGACGGCGGTGCCGTAGCGGCCTGTAAGCCCGCGCTAGAGGTTCTCGCCCGGCGGCGGGAACGGTGTGCCGCGGGTCTGACGGCCTTCGCGAACGTCCCGCTCGATGCGCTCCGCGGCCCGGCGTTCGGGCCGCCCGTAGCCGCCGCCGCCGCCCGACCTGACGACGAGCCGATCTCCCGATCGGAGCGCCTCGTGGACCTTGGAACCAAGCACGCGCGGCGTTCCATCCCGCACCAGCACGCACGCGCCCGGCACTCCGGTGCCGCCGCCGAAGAGCCCCGGCGCGCCATGGCGGTGCCGGTCGGAGTGCAGCCCGAAGGTCACGTCGTCACTGAGGATGCGGTACGCGCGCTCCATTCCGAGGCCGCCCCGGAATGCGCCGTCGCCGCCGGAGTTGGGCACGAGGCCGTAGCGGAGGATCTCCAGGAAGGGAAACTCGATCTCGACCGACTCGACCGGCGTGTTCTGGCCGTTCGTGAGCGGCATGATCATGCCGTCCGCGCCATCCTGACACCACAGCGCGCCGTTCCCGGCCCCGAGCACCTCGGATAGGATGCGGGCGTGCCCGCCGGCGCGGTGGCCGAACGAGATGCCGGTCTGCGCGTCGAAGCCCGGCGCCATCACCTGCTTCGGCAGCACGGGCGCCAGCGCCATGTTCACCGCGTCGAAGATCTTGTAGCACGCGCTCGTCCGCGCGCGGGTAGCGGCCGGCCACCGGGGATTCAGCAGGCACCCCAGCGGTGCCGTGACGTGCACGGGTCGCATGCTCCCCGCGTTGACCAGCATGTGCGTGATCCCGAGGATCGCTACGACGGTCGTCCGTACGCTAGAGAGCGTGGAGCCCCACGGTACGTTGATGAAGCCCCGCGCCTGCGGGTCCGTTCCGGTGAAGTCGATCATCATGTCGCTGCCGGCAATGCGGACCGTGAGCCGCACGTAGAACGGTCCGGCGCCGGTCCCGTCGTCCTCCATGTACGCTTCGCCGCGGTACTCGCCGTCCGGGATGGCGGCGATCGCCTGCCGTGAGATGCGCTCGCCGTAGTCCTGCACGTCCGTCATGAACTCGGCGATCGCGGCCGCGCCGTACTTGCGGGCCAGCGCCCGGACGCGCGCCTCGCCGGTGCGGCAGGCGGCGATCTGGGCGTCGAAGTCGGCCAGGACGGTGCGCGGGGCGCGTACGTTCGCGCCGAAGAACTTGCCGAACGGCGACGCGCGCCAGTCGTCGTCGAGCGGGATCCGCATTGGCGGGAAGACGATGCCTTCCTGGAACACGTCGGTCGCTCGCGCGTTGCTGGCCGCGGCGCCACCCCCGAGATCCAGGTGGTGGACGTTGGCGCAAGTGACGCCGAGCAGTCGGCCATCGAGGCGGATCGGCGTGAAGAGCAGCACGTCGTTGATGTGCTGGCCGCCGTGGAAGGGGTCG
The nucleotide sequence above comes from bacterium. Encoded proteins:
- a CDS encoding ABC transporter permease; its protein translation is MGAYIAQRVLQLVGVLLVVATLVFVVFRLVPGDLAEMRLGEYIDPATLTAVRHTLGLDRPLAVQYASWLADAVRGNLGLSALNGQPVAALVLEKFPATLELAVLGMILSLVVSVPAAVITAFRRNSWLDQAARGAAIVGYCVPRYWLAVLLILVLAVRVRWLPPAGFVPLSEDPLGNLRYAALPALSLAVTLAAVQMRFLRSSLLDVVGQDYIRTAHAKGLADRAIVLRHALRNALITFVTVIGLQFADLLGGLVVVEQIFSWPGVGWLTIQSITQRDYAVVQGTVLLIATAFVLVNLIVDVLYAYLDPRIRTGQGSAT
- a CDS encoding ABC transporter permease is translated as MIARLRWRGRGAGRSLTARRARTLVRDRTALVGAAIFVPIVAAALFAPLLAPTSPTAVQMSARFQGPSWTHPLGTDELGRDLLSRLIYGARVSLTVGALAVTIAARAGILCGLVAAYYGGRLDAAAMRAMDGLLAFPSIILALAIIAALGPGFVDVMIAIGVVYIPVFARITRASVLALRSTGFVEAARAAGASDAHVMWRTLLPNCLSPLLVQITVGFANAILTEAALSFLGLGVQPPTPSWGAMLDMGRRFLTQTAWYSSSAGAAIFLTVLSLNLLGDGLRDTLDPRLHATRVAPGRGQ
- a CDS encoding tyrosine-type recombinase/integrase; translation: MVQRDFEPLQKRTGVPRIRFHDLRHTHASHLLRARVHPKVVSERLGHSRVGVTMDVYSHVLPGMQEEAARKVDAILGGTRDAAGA
- a CDS encoding isochorismatase family cysteine hydrolase; this translates as METRERLSHRYGTLPEPAFESGRTVLLIIDMQKHGIDPAYGVRERLVAKGLPGVADYHTSRLELIVGNAKRLLSAVRERGIEPVYVVVESLTRDGRDRSAEHKRLGIHHAPGSPEAAIVNHLAPREDEIVVKKTCSSAFNGTSLHYVLTNLGIKTVIVCGVITSGCVESTVRDASDLGYGVALVEDACATWTPEMQDAAVYAMREIYAKVYSTDEVLARLGVQERAALSERGRAASR
- the hydA gene encoding dihydropyrimidinase; the encoded protein is MDCDLVIRDGIVVTTASLGPADIGIKNGIIVQIGGEMRGRREIDAAGRYVFPGGVDIHVHLSQASRPEPDREAWVDDFWTGSRAAIAGGITTVGNMTFQWARERVGDALGRDLAAARRDAAVDFVLHPVLTEPTPAAIEEVGGLAAQGHASLKIFMSRDNFDAQIDGYMQAMRAAADTGLITLVHCEDGALQRFLKERLIEEGRGGLRYYPDSRPDYTEAAATERAIGLARATGAAIYVVHLSSASALARCREARAQGLSVYVETRPLYLYLTRERFEEPDGPKYTGAPPLRASADLEAMWAGLRSGDIQAVCTDHAPWTLRQKTDPSLTVATVRNGVADLETLMPMLFSEGVRSGRISLSRFVELTSTNVAKIFGLYPRKGVIAVGADADLVVWDAELSRTIDGASMQSRAGYSVYDGREVRGWPAFTISRGDVVLEGTQITAERGRGRWIEVRARGRSAAPLL
- a CDS encoding MmgE/PrpD family protein, which encodes MALLDTARHLAALSAWAAGLRLRDIPAAVTRRASLVVLDLVGCNLAGSRDDGMPDLAAALGRRPGRATLAGTPVQADPAGAALFNAAAIVALELDETNLFARGHPGAHVWPAVLAAAEDEGRSGAELLTAFIAGYETGARVARATELSPAVHPHGTAVAVAAAAGLARLWEFHPPTFAAAVQQGAALLIPADWNAARLGGTVRNLFAGVVAQSAFVAAESIRCGLTHNPAALDAVLGQILGTRFDAASLSEGLGDVWAIESDLYFKPHACCLGVHSALDALLELRRREPFESERVRRVTVETYRSAALLANREPPTPLAAKFSIPHALAAAMVLGETGPAAFDAASLRNERIRALSRRIDVSEDPALTARLPALRPARVVVTLDDRQVATECARSNGLPIDDGGQAIEKKFMKLSEPVIGADAAAAVREAVRRMETVPNAGALTSPLRT
- a CDS encoding DegT/DnrJ/EryC1/StrS family aminotransferase, with translation MQIPNRLMAPTPEQRQKALDVLETGKTYGGEETERFETELAAWCARRYGVTANSGTSICLLALDAKRIGPGDEVILPANGYVGVLAAVVKRGAIPVFVEVDAETSNIRPDAVAAAVTPRTKALVAIHDYGFPCDMDPIMETARRHELFVIEDAAHALGAQYKGRQAGGIGDMGFFSFSGKMITAFGPGGGAVTDDADLAEDLSSLRDQGRVRDHHISFIRRTDSRWYDQRWVGYNMHMTELCAALARIDLRRLPQYVAHRRRAAEYYTARFRDAGLPLQLPPARPWASPCYLHYTVWSPERDALRETLAARGIEAISLYPTPLHLLKPVMEQYKTREGQFPVAERLCRETLSLPAGPHVSDDKLAYVGDAVNGHFAGRKSATTTAVP
- a CDS encoding hydantoinase B/oxoprolinase family protein — translated: MNPVTLSVIGHAFAATAEEMGVNLYRSAHSTIVREVRDIATAVLDPRGNTIAIANYIPQLLNAIDPAAAAIAEEYEFESLRDGEAFVVNDPFHGGQHINDVLLFTPIRLDGRLLGVTCANVHHLDLGGGAAASNARATDVFQEGIVFPPMRIPLDDDWRASPFGKFFGANVRAPRTVLADFDAQIAACRTGEARVRALARKYGAAAIAEFMTDVQDYGERISRQAIAAIPDGEYRGEAYMEDDGTGAGPFYVRLTVRIAGSDMMIDFTGTDPQARGFINVPWGSTLSSVRTTVVAILGITHMLVNAGSMRPVHVTAPLGCLLNPRWPAATRARTSACYKIFDAVNMALAPVLPKQVMAPGFDAQTGISFGHRAGGHARILSEVLGAGNGALWCQDGADGMIMPLTNGQNTPVESVEIEFPFLEILRYGLVPNSGGDGAFRGGLGMERAYRILSDDVTFGLHSDRHRHGAPGLFGGGTGVPGACVLVRDGTPRVLGSKVHEALRSGDRLVVRSGGGGGYGRPERRAAERIERDVREGRQTRGTPFPPPGENL